One window of the Chryseotalea sp. WA131a genome contains the following:
- a CDS encoding CvpA family protein codes for MSKADIVLILMLGLGAYLGYKRGFLMELFYLLAIVLGIFVGFKLMGWGMEVLQREFNADKKFLPYLSFMIIFVLVLGLTLFIGNRIKNSLDDTFLGKVDSFAGAALGITKYVFCVSVLIWLATALKLTLPSNWVAGSYLYPWVAKVAQNMSGWAGDMIPFFKEIFKEF; via the coding sequence TTGAGTAAAGCAGACATTGTATTGATACTCATGCTCGGGTTGGGTGCCTATCTCGGTTACAAGCGTGGTTTTTTGATGGAACTCTTTTATTTGCTCGCTATTGTGCTGGGCATTTTTGTGGGCTTCAAATTGATGGGCTGGGGAATGGAAGTGCTGCAGCGAGAATTCAATGCCGACAAAAAGTTTCTTCCTTACCTTTCATTCATGATCATTTTTGTGTTGGTGTTGGGGCTCACATTGTTCATTGGCAATCGAATCAAAAATTCGCTGGACGATACGTTTCTCGGCAAAGTAGATTCTTTTGCTGGTGCGGCATTGGGGATAACTAAATATGTGTTTTGCGTTAGCGTACTTATTTGGCTGGCCACTGCGTTGAAACTAACGCTTCCATCCAACTGGGTGGCAGGCTCCTACCTATATCCATGGGTGGCCAAAGTGGCGCAAAACATGTCGGGTTGGGCTGGTGATATGATCCCTTTCTTCAAAGAAATTTTTAAGGAGTTTTGA
- a CDS encoding peptidoglycan DD-metalloendopeptidase family protein — MIITPTPKPIILYGMEVTDLNVIEDVVKKNQLFFELFKDAFVSQQVMQQLHTLSRKEFDFRKVASNKKYTLIHENDSLKSAHALVYEANPIEYVIFYLKDSLRIEAKQKEVVTEEKSIAGRIESSLSETIEELDISNELTNKFVDVFGWQVDFQRLQKGDQFKLIYEEKSVEGKPFAIGDILGIYFEHFGNGYYAFPFDQGDGLDYFDEKGNSLRKALLKYPIEFTRISSRYSMSRFHPVVKVFRPHLGTDFAAPTGTPIRSVGDGIVEDAQYTTNNGNYVKVRHNATYTTGYLHMSKIASAITPGTRVRQGQTIGYVGSTGLATGPHLCYRFWRNGVQVDALRVELPPSQPVKKELLSDFEKVKEACSKRLQAIPFPETIPTVVVAKN; from the coding sequence ATGATTATTACGCCTACACCCAAGCCAATCATTTTGTATGGCATGGAGGTAACCGACCTGAATGTGATTGAAGATGTAGTGAAAAAAAACCAACTTTTTTTTGAGCTATTCAAAGATGCGTTTGTATCGCAGCAAGTGATGCAGCAACTGCACACGCTTTCCAGAAAAGAATTTGATTTTAGAAAAGTAGCTTCCAATAAAAAGTACACCCTCATCCACGAAAATGATTCGCTCAAATCCGCTCATGCACTGGTGTATGAAGCAAACCCAATCGAGTATGTGATTTTTTATTTGAAAGATTCTCTTCGTATTGAGGCTAAGCAAAAAGAAGTGGTGACCGAAGAAAAATCAATCGCAGGGCGTATTGAATCTTCGTTGTCCGAAACAATTGAGGAACTCGATATATCAAACGAACTCACCAATAAATTTGTAGACGTGTTTGGATGGCAAGTGGACTTTCAGCGATTGCAAAAAGGAGATCAATTCAAATTGATTTATGAGGAAAAATCGGTGGAAGGAAAACCTTTTGCCATTGGCGATATTTTAGGAATTTACTTTGAACACTTCGGGAATGGTTATTATGCTTTTCCGTTCGATCAAGGTGATGGCTTGGATTATTTCGATGAAAAGGGAAATAGCCTTCGCAAAGCATTGCTCAAATACCCTATTGAATTCACGCGCATCAGTTCGCGTTACTCCATGAGTCGATTCCACCCTGTTGTAAAAGTCTTTCGGCCTCATTTGGGTACTGATTTTGCCGCGCCCACAGGCACACCGATTCGCAGTGTAGGCGATGGAATAGTGGAAGACGCCCAATACACCACCAATAATGGTAACTACGTGAAAGTTCGGCATAATGCCACCTACACCACAGGGTATCTGCACATGTCAAAAATAGCCTCGGCCATCACACCGGGCACGCGCGTTAGGCAAGGTCAAACAATCGGTTATGTGGGCAGTACAGGTTTAGCGACAGGCCCACATTTGTGCTATCGCTTTTGGCGCAATGGGGTGCAGGTAGATGCGTTGCGAGTGGAGTTACCTCCTTCTCAACCGGTTAAAAAAGAATTGCTTTCGGATTTTGAAAAAGTAAAGGAAGCTTGTTCAAAAAGGTTACAAGCCATACCATTCCCAGAAACAATCCCTACAGTAGTGGTTGCCAAAAACTAA
- a CDS encoding pyridoxine 5'-phosphate synthase: protein MTRLSVNINKIATLRNARGANNPDVLKTALDCERFGAQGITVHPRPDERHIRWMDAIELKKIVTTEYNIEGYPDKRYLDLIKETRPTQATLVPDKPDAITSNAGWDTIGHHGFLSEIVSEIKSLSVRVSIFVDPSTKMIDGAKKVGSDRIELYTEPYASNYHQNREAAVKPYVEAAKVAHEIGLGINAGHDLDLHNLKYLKQSLPHLDEVSIGHALICDALYLGLENTIQLYLRQLI, encoded by the coding sequence ATGACCCGCCTCTCCGTAAACATCAACAAAATTGCCACCCTGCGTAATGCGCGTGGAGCCAACAATCCTGACGTATTAAAAACTGCTTTGGACTGCGAGCGGTTTGGCGCACAAGGCATTACGGTGCATCCGCGGCCCGATGAGCGACATATTCGGTGGATGGATGCGATTGAACTAAAGAAAATTGTTACGACCGAATACAACATTGAAGGTTACCCCGATAAACGCTATTTAGATCTCATCAAAGAAACGAGGCCAACCCAAGCCACCTTGGTGCCCGATAAGCCAGATGCCATTACTTCAAATGCAGGCTGGGATACCATTGGCCACCATGGGTTTTTATCGGAAATAGTTTCGGAGATCAAAAGCTTGAGTGTGCGGGTATCCATATTTGTTGACCCAAGTACAAAAATGATTGATGGAGCTAAAAAAGTGGGTTCTGATAGAATTGAGCTATACACTGAGCCCTATGCCTCTAACTATCATCAAAATCGGGAGGCAGCCGTAAAGCCTTATGTAGAGGCAGCAAAAGTAGCCCATGAAATAGGATTAGGAATCAATGCAGGACACGATTTAGACTTGCACAATCTGAAGTACTTAAAGCAGTCGCTTCCCCACCTCGATGAGGTCTCCATTGGCCATGCTTTAATCTGTGATGCACTTTATCTAGGGCTGGAGAATACGATTCAGTTGTATTTGAGACAATTGATTTGA
- a CDS encoding ATP-binding protein — MTKNPFKFGEIVGEENFCNRTKEIARLKQAFTDSQNVILISPRRWGKSSLVDESIARYKGKILVAAIDCFGITSSEQFLEVYLKSVLKSESKLSNMAKTTKEFLQNIAPYISFSVGDTEGVKIGLSLPKGKFDPTEILNLPQRLADARGIPFLVCVDEFQKIQEWLEGAKFLEKLRSVWQKHQGVSYCLYGSKRHLMSGIFNDSSKPFFRFGDTLFLEKISTEHWVKFLAEKFLDSGKKITETIAKQLIEKVNAHSYYVQYLSRLCWSNAEKEVTESTVNESFEQLLADMLNLFRAQTENLTKYQANYLIAFVSGERKMSSSRVINHYQLGSPGNIKRIEKSLQDSEIMDFFTGTPELTEPYFEPLFRKYFMNNAQ, encoded by the coding sequence ATGACTAAAAACCCGTTCAAATTCGGTGAAATCGTTGGTGAAGAGAATTTCTGTAACCGCACCAAGGAGATCGCCCGCCTCAAGCAAGCATTTACTGATAGTCAGAATGTTATACTTATATCACCAAGACGTTGGGGAAAAAGTTCTTTGGTGGATGAATCTATTGCCCGCTATAAGGGCAAAATTTTGGTGGCCGCAATAGATTGTTTTGGGATCACTTCTTCTGAACAATTTTTAGAAGTCTACTTAAAATCTGTTTTGAAAAGCGAATCAAAGCTTTCTAACATGGCCAAAACAACCAAAGAGTTCCTTCAAAACATAGCACCTTACATTTCCTTTTCGGTCGGTGATACGGAAGGGGTTAAAATTGGTTTGTCGTTACCGAAGGGGAAATTTGACCCGACAGAAATACTCAATCTTCCGCAGCGATTGGCTGATGCTAGAGGCATTCCATTTTTGGTTTGCGTAGATGAATTCCAAAAAATTCAAGAATGGCTCGAAGGTGCAAAATTTTTGGAGAAGCTACGCTCCGTGTGGCAAAAACATCAAGGCGTTTCCTATTGCTTATATGGTAGTAAGCGCCACCTTATGTCGGGCATTTTCAATGACTCTTCTAAGCCTTTCTTTCGATTTGGCGACACTTTGTTTTTGGAAAAAATCTCTACCGAACATTGGGTTAAATTCTTAGCTGAAAAATTTCTAGATTCTGGTAAAAAAATAACCGAGACAATTGCAAAACAATTAATAGAAAAAGTAAATGCCCATTCCTACTACGTTCAATATTTAAGTCGACTTTGTTGGAGCAATGCCGAAAAGGAGGTTACAGAATCAACGGTAAATGAATCCTTTGAGCAACTTCTTGCAGACATGCTAAATCTGTTTCGCGCCCAAACCGAGAACCTAACTAAATACCAAGCAAATTACCTTATCGCTTTTGTTTCAGGGGAAAGAAAAATGTCCTCAAGTAGAGTAATAAACCACTACCAATTGGGCAGCCCTGGCAATATAAAGAGAATAGAAAAGTCCTTGCAAGATTCTGAAATCATGGATTTCTTTACAGGAACACCAGAATTAACAGAGCCTTATTTTGAGCCTTTGTTCCGAAAATATTTTATGAATAATGCCCAATAA
- a CDS encoding GatB/YqeY domain-containing protein, with amino-acid sequence MSLKLQIDGDIKKAMLAKNKEELEALRSIKSMILLAETEKGGSEDIANDVENKILMKAAKQRKESAEIFTKEGRTDLAQKETFQLEIINRYLPKQLSEAEIAAEVKKIIEQVGAKGPQDMGKVMGTATKALAGQADGKVISELVKKLLAS; translated from the coding sequence ATGAGTTTAAAACTTCAAATCGATGGCGACATCAAAAAAGCCATGCTCGCCAAAAACAAAGAAGAGTTAGAAGCCTTGCGCAGCATTAAGAGCATGATTTTGCTAGCCGAAACAGAGAAAGGTGGCAGCGAAGACATTGCCAATGATGTAGAAAACAAAATTTTGATGAAGGCTGCCAAGCAGCGCAAAGAATCAGCCGAAATCTTTACCAAGGAAGGCCGCACCGACTTGGCACAAAAAGAAACTTTTCAATTGGAAATCATCAATCGGTATTTGCCCAAGCAGCTTAGTGAAGCCGAAATAGCTGCCGAGGTGAAAAAAATAATCGAACAGGTAGGTGCGAAAGGTCCTCAAGACATGGGCAAAGTAATGGGTACGGCCACCAAAGCATTGGCTGGCCAAGCCGATGGAAAAGTCATTTCAGAGTTGGTTAAAAAGCTGTTGGCCTCTTGA
- a CDS encoding BamA/TamA family outer membrane protein, with protein sequence MLLRLLTLLSILFFFYPSPAQDMLILKRNQKDVIDIAGSILKTKWLLKRDTLTKKSGRVYFSGAPSIGYSLTSGWASIFVGDVAFFTSEFQDQKISIVYIDILYTQKQQFVFRLQNNIWTRNNKLNLVSDWRYYWYPQKTYGLGGQSSLENFVDQTYSYLRFHQTVLAPFRPNWYAGLGLAWDHRYDIVETNPSTEVFAQMNSYGLSNSTTSSGILFNVLYDDRINSINPWGGTYFNFVYRSNLTALGSDQSWQAIQLDMRRYIPFPRHSENILALWSYNWFTFAGNAPYLDLPSTGWDPFSNTGRGYIQGRFRSKNLVYTEAEYRFKVLRNGLIGGVVFGNAQTVTEWPSNSFNSVALGAGAGVRLKFNKHSRTNVCIDYAFGQGGSQGVFVNLGEVF encoded by the coding sequence ATGCTTCTTCGCCTTCTCACTCTTCTTTCAATACTATTCTTCTTCTATCCTTCCCCAGCACAGGATATGCTCATCTTAAAAAGAAATCAGAAAGATGTTATTGATATAGCCGGAAGCATTCTTAAAACCAAGTGGCTATTGAAACGAGATACGCTGACCAAAAAATCGGGCCGAGTCTATTTTTCAGGAGCACCCTCCATTGGCTACTCACTCACCAGCGGCTGGGCCAGCATTTTTGTAGGCGATGTGGCCTTTTTCACCAGCGAGTTTCAAGATCAAAAAATTTCCATTGTGTATATCGACATACTCTATACTCAAAAGCAGCAATTTGTGTTTCGTTTGCAAAACAATATTTGGACTCGTAACAATAAGTTAAATTTGGTTTCCGATTGGCGATATTATTGGTATCCGCAAAAAACCTATGGGTTGGGTGGTCAATCGTCTCTTGAAAATTTTGTAGACCAAACCTACTCCTACCTACGGTTTCACCAAACGGTACTTGCACCTTTTCGTCCAAATTGGTACGCAGGCTTGGGGCTGGCATGGGACCATCGCTACGACATTGTGGAAACCAATCCGAGCACTGAAGTCTTTGCCCAGATGAACAGCTATGGATTAAGTAACAGCACTACCTCCTCGGGCATTCTATTCAATGTCTTGTACGATGATCGAATCAACTCCATCAATCCATGGGGTGGCACCTACTTTAATTTTGTTTACCGATCTAATCTTACTGCCCTAGGAAGCGATCAAAGTTGGCAAGCCATTCAATTGGATATGCGCAGGTATATTCCCTTTCCTCGTCACAGCGAAAACATTTTGGCTTTGTGGAGTTATAACTGGTTTACGTTTGCCGGCAACGCACCGTATCTTGATCTGCCCTCCACCGGGTGGGATCCTTTCAGCAACACCGGGCGAGGTTACATTCAAGGAAGATTTAGGAGCAAAAATTTAGTCTATACCGAAGCCGAATATCGCTTTAAGGTTTTGCGAAATGGGTTGATTGGTGGAGTGGTTTTTGGAAACGCCCAGACCGTAACCGAATGGCCCAGTAACTCTTTCAATTCCGTAGCACTTGGGGCTGGGGCTGGCGTGCGACTAAAATTCAACAAGCACTCGCGAACCAATGTGTGCATTGACTATGCCTTTGGGCAAGGTGGCTCGCAGGGGGTATTTGTTAATTTGGGAGAGGTGTTTTAA
- a CDS encoding NAD kinase → MKRIGIHGKDFQNKSTRFIEKVLDHLKRTEAEIWVSSKFLKQFKSAKVQAYKLKTFELGDNLRLLDFFLSLGGDGTLLESVTFIGRTEVPIMGINTGRLGFLATNSRDDMEDSIDALINGQFKIDSRSVLKLTSTPKLFGNLNYALNDFTITKKDTSSMITVHASVGGQLLNSYWADGLIIATPTGSTGYSLSCGGPLVNPQSECFVLTAVSPHNLGTRPIVLSDDSEITLAIEGRSKKYLVSLDSRFETVDDSVKLKISKEKFKVRLVQLDGQNYFNTLRQKLNWGLDIRN, encoded by the coding sequence ATGAAGCGCATTGGCATCCACGGCAAAGATTTTCAAAACAAATCCACTCGCTTTATTGAGAAGGTACTTGACCATCTGAAAAGGACAGAGGCCGAGATTTGGGTCTCATCCAAATTTCTAAAGCAATTTAAATCGGCCAAGGTGCAAGCCTATAAACTTAAAACTTTTGAATTGGGTGACAATTTGCGCCTGCTGGATTTTTTTCTTTCGCTGGGTGGCGATGGCACGTTGTTGGAGTCCGTTACATTCATCGGGCGAACAGAAGTGCCCATTATGGGTATCAACACTGGCCGATTAGGTTTTTTGGCCACCAACAGCCGCGATGATATGGAAGACTCCATCGATGCACTCATCAATGGTCAGTTTAAAATCGATAGCCGCTCGGTGTTAAAGTTAACCTCTACACCTAAGTTATTTGGCAATCTCAATTATGCGTTGAACGATTTCACCATCACTAAAAAAGACACATCTTCCATGATCACCGTGCATGCATCTGTGGGCGGGCAACTATTGAATTCTTATTGGGCAGATGGATTGATCATTGCCACGCCTACCGGATCTACGGGTTATTCGTTAAGCTGTGGGGGGCCGTTGGTAAATCCTCAATCCGAGTGCTTTGTTCTAACAGCCGTTAGCCCGCATAATTTGGGCACGAGGCCAATTGTATTATCGGATGATTCGGAAATAACGCTCGCAATTGAAGGCCGCAGTAAAAAATACCTGGTATCATTAGATTCCCGTTTCGAAACCGTTGATGATTCAGTAAAATTGAAGATCAGCAAAGAGAAATTTAAGGTTCGCTTGGTTCAATTGGATGGTCAAAATTACTTCAATACCTTACGCCAAAAATTGAATTGGGGATTGGATATCCGAAATTAG
- a CDS encoding patatin-like phospholipase family protein, which yields MRALRYFLLLFLSTLSYFAQSQKVSVVLSGGGAKGLAHIGVLKALEENEIPIDNVIGTSMGGIVGGCYAAGMSPNQIEDMVTSPEFLDWVNGRFEKGRSYYYFKKENDASFLRLNLSLDSTFNFLFNTSIASDLSLNFAMAEKLAQPSAISKNDFDSLFVPLRIMAADIFTQSEVVLKKGALSDALRATQTVPFFYNPIRIDGKYLFDGGVYNNFPIDVAERTFQPEVIIGSNVSSKVYNTYPFGEDEKLISRSLLYMLLDKSNPNDVPASGVYIQPNLTAYSAFDFESAQALIDSGYQQTIKQMPEIKAKVGRRIACEEVARKRNGFNRKTSPIVVQNIELEGFNKGQQLYLNKFFKSGKRPLYFNDIKTGYFKLVSEPYFNNVYPSFNFDTTDHKFDFKLSRRPQNNFQVDFGGVIATRSISQMFLGINYYYFNRALTRYSANFFAGNFYKSALIKARIDIPLLGQFYIEPELVFNSWSFLQGDDIVQKKFSPTVLDRIDRRFGLNIGLPVGNRIKMALTGAYINNNDQYVDTPVLVSTDTLDGLKVTGYRAGISFSANSLNRKQYASNGKSYTISGDWFNLDETLTPGNTSLLSQIAKKNRSWVQARVTLEQYFKKGIYSSGYYFDGVLSNQPTFQNYFGTIIYAPSFNPMQDSRTLLLRNFRAFNYIAGGWRNVFAIRKNLDFRAEGYAFKPIAAIKEINQEAQFDDDFTKIYFAGMASFVMHTTIGPISLSLNYYDDKSRQWGVLLHAGFLLFNKTSMEN from the coding sequence ATGCGTGCGTTGAGGTATTTCCTGTTGTTATTTTTATCTACCCTAAGCTACTTCGCACAATCTCAAAAGGTATCAGTAGTATTGAGCGGTGGAGGCGCCAAAGGCCTCGCCCATATTGGTGTGCTAAAAGCTCTAGAGGAAAATGAAATCCCTATTGATAATGTCATAGGCACATCCATGGGTGGAATTGTGGGTGGATGTTATGCAGCCGGCATGAGCCCCAACCAAATTGAAGACATGGTTACCAGTCCAGAATTTTTAGACTGGGTAAACGGACGATTTGAGAAAGGACGAAGCTATTACTACTTCAAAAAAGAAAACGATGCCTCGTTTCTGCGCTTAAATTTATCCCTTGATTCTACTTTTAATTTTCTCTTCAACACCAGCATTGCCAGTGACCTTTCATTAAATTTTGCCATGGCGGAGAAGTTGGCTCAACCATCGGCCATTTCGAAAAATGATTTTGATAGTTTGTTTGTGCCTTTGCGAATAATGGCTGCGGATATTTTTACACAATCTGAAGTTGTGCTGAAAAAAGGCGCACTGAGTGACGCGTTGCGTGCCACTCAGACTGTTCCCTTCTTTTATAATCCGATTCGCATCGATGGAAAATATTTATTTGATGGTGGCGTGTACAATAACTTTCCTATCGATGTAGCCGAGCGTACCTTCCAACCCGAAGTTATCATTGGCTCAAATGTTTCTTCTAAGGTTTACAACACCTACCCATTTGGCGAAGATGAAAAGCTCATCTCAAGATCCTTGCTCTATATGTTGTTGGATAAATCAAACCCAAACGATGTGCCGGCATCAGGGGTCTATATTCAACCTAATTTAACGGCCTATTCTGCGTTTGATTTTGAAAGTGCCCAAGCCTTGATTGACAGCGGTTATCAACAAACCATAAAGCAAATGCCCGAAATCAAAGCGAAAGTAGGCAGACGCATAGCTTGTGAAGAAGTGGCCCGCAAGCGAAACGGGTTCAATCGAAAAACATCACCAATAGTGGTTCAAAACATTGAATTGGAAGGTTTTAACAAAGGGCAGCAATTGTATTTGAATAAGTTTTTTAAAAGTGGCAAACGGCCTCTTTACTTTAACGATATTAAAACAGGCTACTTCAAATTGGTTTCAGAACCATATTTCAACAATGTCTATCCAAGTTTTAACTTTGATACTACTGACCATAAGTTCGATTTTAAACTTAGCCGCAGGCCGCAGAACAATTTTCAGGTCGACTTTGGTGGTGTGATTGCCACCCGTAGCATTTCGCAAATGTTTTTGGGCATCAATTATTATTACTTCAATAGAGCCCTTACTCGGTATTCGGCCAACTTTTTTGCTGGCAACTTTTACAAATCCGCTTTGATAAAGGCTAGGATTGATATTCCATTATTAGGTCAATTTTATATTGAGCCCGAACTGGTATTCAATAGCTGGAGTTTTTTGCAAGGTGATGATATCGTTCAAAAAAAATTCAGCCCTACCGTATTAGACCGCATTGATAGGCGATTTGGCCTAAATATCGGACTGCCAGTGGGCAATAGAATCAAGATGGCTTTAACGGGTGCTTATATCAACAATAATGATCAATATGTGGATACGCCTGTGCTGGTTTCTACCGATACACTTGATGGGCTGAAGGTCACGGGTTATCGAGCGGGGATTTCTTTCTCGGCTAATTCACTAAATCGTAAACAATATGCTTCCAATGGAAAATCATACACCATTTCAGGAGACTGGTTTAATTTGGATGAAACCCTCACACCAGGCAACACTTCCTTGTTAAGCCAAATCGCCAAAAAAAATCGTAGTTGGGTGCAAGCCAGGGTAACATTAGAGCAATATTTTAAAAAGGGAATTTATAGTTCAGGTTATTATTTTGATGGTGTGCTTTCCAACCAGCCTACTTTTCAAAATTACTTTGGCACCATTATCTATGCGCCATCTTTCAATCCTATGCAAGATAGCCGAACGCTATTGCTTCGAAATTTCAGAGCGTTCAATTACATAGCAGGTGGTTGGCGAAATGTTTTTGCCATTCGCAAGAATTTAGATTTTAGGGCAGAAGGTTATGCCTTTAAACCGATTGCAGCGATAAAAGAAATCAATCAAGAAGCTCAGTTTGATGATGACTTTACTAAAATATACTTTGCTGGAATGGCCAGTTTTGTGATGCACACCACCATCGGGCCAATAAGCTTAAGCCTTAACTACTATGATGATAAAAGCAGACAATGGGGCGTGTTGCTGCACGCTGGATTCTTGCTTTTCAACAAAACCTCGATGGAAAATTGA
- a CDS encoding alpha/beta hydrolase → MALQVKEAHDFKYVDKGSGPVLMLLHGLFGALSNWEAVVNHYSKHFRVVIPMLPIYEMPIKQAGLEGLREFTERFVELMQLDKLMIMGNSLGGHVGILYALKNPEKVTKLVLTGSSGLFENTMGGSYPRRGSYDYIRERVAYTFYDPKVASKELVDEVFETTKSIPKCMRIVAIAKSAQRNNLALELPKIKVPTLLVWGLNDTITPPMVGHEFNRLIPNSELKFIDKCCHAPMMEHPEKFNEMVEDFLVRK, encoded by the coding sequence ATGGCATTGCAAGTAAAGGAAGCGCATGATTTTAAGTATGTTGACAAAGGCAGCGGCCCTGTACTGATGCTTTTGCACGGACTTTTTGGTGCGCTGAGCAACTGGGAAGCAGTGGTAAATCACTACTCCAAGCATTTTCGCGTGGTGATACCCATGTTGCCTATTTATGAGATGCCTATTAAACAGGCAGGGTTAGAAGGCTTGCGTGAGTTTACCGAGCGATTTGTAGAATTAATGCAGCTTGACAAGCTCATGATCATGGGTAATTCACTCGGTGGCCATGTTGGTATTTTGTATGCACTCAAGAATCCTGAAAAAGTGACCAAGCTAGTTCTTACGGGAAGCTCGGGTTTATTTGAAAACACAATGGGCGGCTCGTACCCACGCAGAGGCAGTTACGATTACATTCGCGAGCGTGTGGCGTATACGTTCTACGATCCGAAAGTGGCCAGTAAAGAATTGGTAGACGAGGTTTTTGAAACGACTAAAAGCATCCCTAAGTGTATGCGCATCGTGGCGATTGCAAAATCTGCTCAGCGAAACAATTTGGCATTGGAATTACCAAAAATAAAAGTACCAACGTTGCTTGTGTGGGGGCTGAACGACACCATCACCCCACCAATGGTTGGGCATGAGTTTAACCGATTGATTCCAAACTCAGAATTGAAATTTATTGATAAATGCTGTCATGCCCCTATGATGGAGCACCCAGAGAAATTCAATGAAATGGTGGAAGATTTTTTAGTTAGGAAATAA
- a CDS encoding CBS domain-containing protein, producing MIPPLKVTDDAHKAIVWMEEFRCNHLPVVDDGKLLGFISEEIILESNDIEKNLADFDLVAPNCTVTGDAHFYDILKVAGDNKLQIVAVLNEDSRYVGLITIQDILYTFAQSASVQMPGAILVLSMDLVDYSLAEISRYVEENNAKIISSNMVEDPMDIGKIKLTLKINQLDIKRIVATLERFNYRVIARYKETKYEDHEKEKVDLLLRYLEI from the coding sequence ATGATACCACCGCTGAAGGTGACAGACGATGCCCACAAGGCCATTGTGTGGATGGAAGAGTTCCGTTGCAATCACTTGCCCGTGGTTGACGATGGCAAACTACTTGGCTTTATCTCTGAAGAAATCATTTTAGAATCAAACGACATTGAAAAAAATCTTGCTGATTTTGATTTGGTAGCCCCAAACTGCACCGTTACCGGGGATGCTCATTTTTATGACATCTTAAAAGTAGCGGGCGACAACAAATTGCAAATAGTGGCCGTGCTGAACGAAGATTCTCGATACGTAGGGCTGATTACCATTCAAGATATCTTATACACGTTTGCTCAATCTGCCTCGGTGCAAATGCCTGGGGCCATCCTTGTTTTGTCAATGGACTTGGTAGATTATTCCCTGGCCGAAATCAGCCGGTATGTAGAAGAGAATAATGCTAAAATTATCAGCAGCAACATGGTGGAAGACCCCATGGACATAGGCAAAATCAAGCTTACACTGAAAATCAATCAGCTCGATATCAAACGAATTGTAGCTACGCTTGAGCGATTTAATTACCGGGTCATCGCACGCTATAAAGAGACCAAATACGAAGACCACGAAAAAGAGAAGGTGGATTTATTGCTTCGTTACCTAGAAATATAA
- a CDS encoding outer membrane beta-barrel protein, with translation MIRNSLANVFFTIAFLSATNLFSQLSQRSEIGGGIGVFNYTGDLVRTYDLTTSEPAATLFYRSNISRVISFRTALTAGQLGASDKNDPIDPAAFKRNASFDLFLMELSSTFEYHFLDWRDDKRRLRFTPYLFTGIALFGISGTQTKPAEYSNVQLSIPIGGGMKYVLNPKYYIAFEFGIRKTFFDYLDNVSQADPSLKNYQYGNPNDFDNYFFTGITLTYTFYDIPCAKNPYR, from the coding sequence ATGATTCGCAATTCCCTTGCGAATGTTTTTTTTACTATTGCCTTTTTATCGGCTACGAATCTTTTTAGCCAATTATCTCAACGCTCCGAGATTGGTGGTGGCATCGGTGTTTTTAACTACACAGGCGATTTGGTACGTACCTATGACTTAACGACTAGTGAGCCTGCTGCCACCTTATTTTACCGGAGCAACATTAGCCGAGTCATCAGTTTTAGAACGGCACTAACCGCTGGCCAACTTGGTGCCAGTGATAAGAATGACCCTATCGATCCGGCTGCCTTCAAGCGCAATGCCTCTTTTGATCTTTTTTTGATGGAGTTGTCCAGCACATTCGAATATCATTTTTTGGATTGGCGCGATGACAAGCGTAGGCTTCGGTTTACCCCTTATTTGTTTACAGGCATTGCCTTATTCGGCATTTCAGGAACGCAAACCAAACCGGCAGAGTATAGCAATGTTCAATTATCCATTCCAATCGGTGGAGGCATGAAATATGTGCTTAATCCTAAGTATTACATCGCTTTTGAATTTGGTATAAGAAAAACCTTTTTCGACTACCTCGACAATGTATCGCAAGCAGATCCTTCGTTAAAAAACTATCAATACGGTAACCCCAACGATTTCGACAATTATTTCTTCACCGGCATTACCCTTACCTATACTTTCTACGATATACCCTGCGCCAAAAATCCCTATCGCTAA